In Pedosphaera parvula Ellin514, the following proteins share a genomic window:
- a CDS encoding PSD1 and planctomycete cytochrome C domain-containing protein — MLGICLAVDSARGASDLPPAASIKVDFAHDIQPILEKHCFDCHSAKKQKSGLRLDDKDSVLRGGDSGKPALVAGKSRDSQLILRVAGLVAQDEIMPPKGERLTPTQIGLLEAWIDQGASFPANSTGPKKHWAYVKPKRPEPPKVKNSRWVRNPIDNFILARLQKENLKPSAEADRATLIRRLSLDLTGLPPDIEEVDAFVADKSKDAYEKLVERLLATPHYGEKWARHWLDLARYADTTGYERDPARSMWLYRDWVINAFNRDVPFDQFTIEQLAGDMLPNPTIEQQIASGFHRNTMLNTEGGVDKEQARVETIVDRVNTTSTVWLGSTLACAQCHTHKYDPFTLKEYYQLFAFFNNADEPDLSVPTSRQTSRLKEIQTETTRLDAEFKKETPELAAVQIVWEKRQLAEAIPWATLDPTSFTSAGGAKFTKLEDKSLLASGINPSNDTYTVTAGTVLRNITGLRLEIIPDASLPDQSSGRRSNGSFVLNRFEVAAAPRDNSQAAQSITLKTAIADYTSEGRKLTTLLDGKADAGWPTSADHADFKTEHAAYFECEKPINFTNGTLLTITLRHASKWPEANIGRFRLAITTNVNPTAASKLPVAVLNALTVAPDQRNEKQKAEVLSRFRVDAPELKVIRQQLADLRKEETELKKQIPTTLVMKEREAPRETHIFMRGNFLNVGDRVYANVPAALPSLPANQPTNRLTLAHWLISPENPLTARVTVNRIWEQYFGHGIVETVEDFGSQGEAPTHPELLDWLATEFIRQGWSMKAMHRLIVTSAAYRQVSKASPELLERDPYNRLLARGPRFRVPAEGVRDITLKASGLLSSKIGGPSVFPYQPDGIWTQIYSGDKWETSKGEDKYRRGLYTFWRRTSPYPAFMSFDAPSRELICTRRPRSNTPLQALDTMNDPAYVEAAQALARRVLKEGGADNSKRAVYAFRLCISRRPQDGELKRILALYEQELTRFKNDHAAAEKMATSELGKAPEGLGVDELAAWTVVANVLLNLDETITKG; from the coding sequence ATGTTAGGAATCTGCCTTGCCGTTGATTCGGCCAGGGGAGCCAGTGACTTGCCACCTGCCGCCAGCATCAAGGTAGATTTCGCTCACGATATTCAACCCATCCTGGAAAAACATTGTTTTGATTGTCACAGTGCGAAGAAGCAAAAGAGCGGTTTGCGATTGGACGACAAGGATAGCGTTCTGCGCGGCGGGGATTCCGGCAAGCCCGCGCTTGTTGCTGGTAAAAGTCGTGACAGTCAATTGATCCTGCGTGTGGCTGGTTTGGTTGCCCAAGATGAAATCATGCCCCCAAAAGGTGAGCGGCTCACTCCGACACAGATCGGGTTGCTCGAAGCGTGGATTGATCAGGGGGCTTCTTTTCCAGCGAACAGCACCGGTCCGAAGAAACATTGGGCTTACGTAAAACCTAAACGTCCCGAGCCGCCCAAGGTCAAAAACTCCCGCTGGGTGCGAAACCCAATCGATAATTTTATCCTCGCCCGGTTGCAGAAGGAAAACTTAAAGCCATCCGCCGAAGCAGATCGAGCGACTTTGATTCGCCGACTCAGTTTGGATTTGACCGGGTTGCCACCGGACATCGAAGAGGTGGACGCCTTCGTGGCTGACAAGAGCAAGGATGCCTACGAAAAGTTGGTGGAACGTCTCCTTGCAACACCGCATTATGGAGAGAAGTGGGCGCGACACTGGCTGGACCTCGCCCGTTATGCCGACACCACCGGTTACGAAAGAGACCCGGCCCGCAGCATGTGGCTGTATCGCGATTGGGTCATCAATGCTTTCAACCGCGATGTTCCGTTTGATCAATTCACCATTGAGCAACTCGCCGGGGACATGCTGCCGAACCCAACAATTGAGCAACAGATCGCCAGCGGTTTTCATCGCAACACGATGTTGAACACCGAAGGAGGCGTGGACAAGGAACAAGCCCGGGTTGAAACCATCGTGGATCGCGTGAACACCACATCAACTGTCTGGCTTGGATCGACACTGGCTTGCGCTCAATGTCACACGCATAAATACGATCCCTTCACATTGAAGGAATACTACCAGCTATTCGCCTTCTTCAACAACGCTGACGAACCAGACCTAAGTGTTCCCACCTCCCGGCAAACCTCCCGGTTGAAGGAAATACAAACTGAAACCACCCGTCTGGATGCTGAATTCAAAAAGGAAACTCCGGAGTTAGCTGCCGTGCAGATCGTTTGGGAGAAGAGACAACTCGCCGAAGCGATTCCATGGGCCACACTGGACCCGACTTCGTTTACTTCGGCTGGAGGAGCCAAATTTACAAAGCTCGAGGATAAGTCATTGCTTGCGAGCGGCATAAATCCTTCCAACGATACTTACACGGTCACGGCCGGGACCGTTTTGCGAAACATCACTGGTTTGCGTCTGGAAATTATTCCTGATGCGAGCCTGCCCGATCAATCTTCCGGCCGTCGTTCGAACGGCAGTTTTGTGCTGAATCGTTTCGAAGTTGCTGCTGCTCCCAGGGACAACTCGCAAGCTGCCCAATCAATTACTCTGAAAACAGCCATTGCCGATTACACTTCGGAAGGACGCAAGCTGACCACACTACTTGATGGCAAAGCTGATGCTGGCTGGCCAACCTCCGCTGATCATGCAGACTTCAAGACTGAACATGCGGCATATTTCGAATGCGAAAAACCGATCAATTTTACCAATGGCACACTGCTCACCATCACCCTCAGGCATGCTTCGAAATGGCCTGAGGCAAACATCGGACGTTTCCGCTTGGCCATAACAACCAACGTAAATCCAACCGCAGCCTCCAAGTTGCCGGTTGCGGTGCTGAACGCCCTTACGGTTGCGCCTGATCAGCGAAATGAAAAGCAGAAGGCAGAGGTGCTGAGCCGCTTCAGGGTGGATGCACCCGAATTGAAGGTGATTCGACAACAACTGGCCGACCTGCGCAAGGAGGAGACTGAACTCAAGAAGCAGATTCCCACCACTCTCGTGATGAAGGAGCGCGAAGCCCCGCGTGAAACGCACATTTTTATGCGCGGCAATTTTCTCAATGTCGGCGATCGCGTTTATGCCAACGTCCCGGCAGCATTGCCATCGCTTCCTGCAAACCAACCAACGAATCGCCTGACACTCGCGCACTGGCTCATCAGTCCCGAGAATCCGCTGACCGCCCGAGTTACTGTCAACCGTATCTGGGAACAATACTTTGGTCATGGAATTGTGGAAACGGTTGAAGATTTCGGCAGTCAGGGCGAAGCTCCCACTCATCCCGAACTGCTTGACTGGCTCGCCACGGAATTCATTCGCCAAGGCTGGAGTATGAAAGCCATGCATCGTCTGATTGTGACCTCGGCCGCTTATCGCCAGGTTTCCAAAGCTTCACCGGAACTCCTTGAACGCGATCCTTACAATCGATTGTTGGCGCGCGGCCCCCGTTTCCGCGTTCCTGCCGAAGGCGTTCGCGACATCACCCTCAAAGCAAGTGGGCTGCTTAGCTCAAAGATCGGCGGCCCCAGTGTTTTCCCCTATCAACCGGACGGCATTTGGACCCAGATTTACAGCGGCGACAAATGGGAAACGAGCAAAGGTGAAGACAAATATCGACGGGGTCTCTACACATTTTGGCGGCGCACCTCGCCATACCCGGCTTTCATGTCATTTGATGCTCCCAGCCGCGAACTCATCTGCACCCGTCGTCCCCGTTCCAACACTCCGCTTCAAGCGTTGGATACGATGAACGATCCTGCTTATGTTGAAGCAGCGCAGGCCCTGGCTCGGCGCGTGCTGAAAGAAGGTGGCGCGGACAATTCGAAACGGGCGGTCTATGCTTTCCGGCTTTGCATTTCGCGCCGGCCTCAAGACGGGGAACTTAAACGCATCCTTGCCCT
- a CDS encoding ABC transporter permease subunit: MTFLPLVERELRVASRLRSTYWIRAIAAGALTVVAMAMLVFGVLSSFHSQVGKAMFHTLSYLTMLLCFIEGARRTADCLSSERREGTLGLLFLTDLRGYDVVLGKLAATSLNAIYSLLAVLPILALSLLMGGVTPVEFWRMSLALLSILFLSLCIGIWASAYNRVERQALGTTLVFIVILTIGPFLTGQPSLHPVSPAFAYRTAFDAVFKYAPSGYWNSILIMHGLSWALLIWASLVLPNRFQKDFSTSSLSSWWKRALQGRRGKPAKRAELRTRLLNINPAFWLAARNTGQGLALYLVALAIILLHALFIWVGSLNWMTAYVSCTVAINFLLKMWVAVQSCHCLAEARQNNALEMLLSTPLTVDEIIRGQVLALKCSFLFPILLILVIEIGGLLLGIAVVDNNFRLESLGFSLFFGLAYLAIFTLDIFALCWSGMWFGLSSKNETTAILKTIGFILLLPLISVMFWCFGVVFFVGWPIFWIIYSSQKLRSEFRNLATHRYLVKTPDTVFLPALGQQSPPPLPTPQP; encoded by the coding sequence ATGACATTTTTGCCACTAGTCGAACGCGAACTACGTGTTGCATCGCGGCTGCGCAGCACGTATTGGATTCGCGCCATCGCAGCCGGGGCGTTGACCGTCGTCGCGATGGCCATGTTGGTATTCGGCGTATTGAGTTCATTTCATTCGCAGGTCGGGAAAGCCATGTTCCACACACTTTCGTACCTGACCATGTTGCTTTGCTTTATCGAAGGTGCACGCAGAACTGCGGATTGCCTTAGCTCCGAGCGACGTGAAGGAACGCTCGGCCTGCTGTTCTTGACCGATCTGCGTGGCTATGATGTGGTATTGGGAAAGCTCGCCGCGACTTCCCTCAATGCAATCTATTCCCTCCTCGCAGTCCTGCCCATCCTGGCGCTTTCACTGCTGATGGGCGGGGTGACACCGGTGGAATTTTGGCGCATGTCTCTCGCCCTGCTGAGCATCCTGTTTCTTTCCTTGTGCATCGGAATCTGGGCCTCGGCATATAACCGGGTAGAAAGACAAGCGCTTGGAACCACCCTGGTGTTTATAGTCATCCTGACAATAGGTCCCTTTTTAACTGGCCAACCCAGTCTCCATCCAGTCAGTCCCGCGTTTGCCTATAGAACCGCCTTTGATGCCGTTTTTAAATACGCTCCCTCCGGTTACTGGAATTCCATACTGATCATGCACGGGTTAAGCTGGGCTTTGCTCATCTGGGCATCGCTGGTTTTGCCTAATCGTTTTCAGAAAGATTTTTCCACCAGCTCTCTGTCAAGCTGGTGGAAACGTGCACTGCAAGGAAGGCGTGGCAAACCCGCGAAAAGAGCAGAACTTCGAACCCGCCTGTTAAACATAAATCCTGCGTTTTGGCTGGCTGCTCGCAACACAGGCCAGGGATTGGCCCTCTATCTCGTTGCACTTGCCATCATTCTATTACACGCCCTTTTCATCTGGGTCGGCAGTCTCAACTGGATGACCGCCTACGTGAGCTGCACTGTGGCCATCAACTTTTTGTTGAAGATGTGGGTCGCCGTCCAGTCGTGTCATTGTCTTGCCGAAGCCCGCCAGAATAATGCCCTCGAAATGCTTCTTTCAACCCCATTGACGGTTGATGAAATAATTCGCGGCCAGGTCCTTGCCTTGAAATGCTCTTTCCTCTTCCCCATTCTTTTGATCCTGGTAATTGAGATTGGAGGCCTGCTCCTCGGAATTGCCGTGGTTGACAATAATTTCCGCTTGGAATCCCTTGGTTTCTCGCTGTTCTTCGGTCTCGCATATCTTGCCATCTTCACTCTCGACATCTTCGCACTGTGTTGGAGCGGCATGTGGTTTGGTCTCTCCTCCAAAAACGAAACCACAGCCATTTTAAAGACCATCGGTTTCATTCTGCTGCTCCCGTTGATTTCCGTTATGTTCTGGTGTTTTGGAGTCGTGTTTTTCGTAGGCTGGCCCATTTTCTGGATTATTTACTCATCCCAGAAGCTCCGGTCTGAGTTTAGAAATCTGGCCACCCACCGTTACTTGGTCAAAACACCGGATACGGTTTTTTTACCGGCATTGGGCCAGCAATCTCCTCCGCCGTTGCCAACCCCTCAGCCTTAA
- the pabB gene encoding aminodeoxychorismate synthase component I has product MRPLIHEITTAHTPESLVEQLQGEPGIVLLRSALFDSTQARYSFIAARPFLTVRSFGSRCELIFAGATHVQFGNPWHVLDGLMARYELLDEVDLPFPLGGCFGYWGYDLKNFVEPKLPRRAVNEQELPDCHVGFYDSLVVFDHRLSKTWIVSTGLKLDGSRHETQARNQLEFWRQLLTSTPSEQIGSTAQESADQTISSNLSRADFISRVQRVREYIHAGDIYQVNLSHRLSAPCPYSGWKLFQRLAAVSPAPFSAYLDCDDFQIASSSPELFLRLSGSHILTRPIKGTRPRSADPDQDARLTYELQTSPKEMAELVMITDLLRNDLGRVCEYGSVRVPELVRLERYPQVQHLVSTVEGRLRPDVTHFAAFASCFPGGSITGAPKIRAMEIIDELEPITRGPYTGSIGYLGFNRESQLNIAIRTAIRKNDVAWFNVGAGIVADSNPAAEYDETIAKARGFLSALDLQGQAEFSPQSAS; this is encoded by the coding sequence ATGCGTCCACTCATCCATGAAATAACCACCGCGCATACGCCGGAGTCGCTTGTTGAGCAACTCCAGGGCGAGCCCGGGATTGTGCTGCTGCGGAGCGCATTGTTTGATTCGACTCAAGCGCGTTACTCGTTCATTGCAGCAAGACCTTTTCTGACTGTTCGCTCGTTCGGCTCTCGTTGTGAATTGATCTTCGCTGGAGCAACCCACGTGCAATTCGGCAATCCGTGGCATGTTCTCGATGGTCTCATGGCCCGCTATGAACTTCTGGATGAAGTAGACTTGCCATTTCCGCTCGGCGGCTGCTTTGGCTATTGGGGTTATGACCTGAAAAACTTTGTTGAACCAAAGCTTCCCCGTCGTGCAGTGAATGAACAGGAACTGCCGGATTGCCACGTGGGTTTCTACGATAGTCTCGTCGTTTTTGATCATCGATTGTCCAAGACATGGATTGTTTCCACCGGTCTGAAGCTCGACGGCTCCCGCCACGAAACTCAAGCTCGCAACCAACTGGAGTTCTGGCGACAACTGCTCACCAGCACGCCTTCCGAGCAAATTGGCAGCACTGCACAAGAATCAGCGGACCAGACCATTTCTTCCAATCTATCCCGTGCAGATTTCATTTCCCGCGTCCAGCGCGTCCGGGAATACATTCACGCTGGTGATATCTACCAGGTGAACCTCTCGCACCGTTTATCCGCCCCCTGCCCGTATTCCGGTTGGAAATTGTTCCAGCGACTGGCCGCGGTTTCACCGGCTCCATTTTCTGCCTATCTGGATTGCGATGATTTCCAAATTGCCTCTTCGTCACCTGAATTGTTTCTGCGTCTGAGTGGTTCGCACATCCTGACACGTCCCATCAAAGGCACGCGTCCGCGCTCTGCCGATCCCGACCAGGATGCGCGTCTGACCTACGAACTGCAAACCAGTCCCAAGGAGATGGCCGAGTTGGTCATGATTACCGACCTGTTGCGGAACGATCTTGGCCGCGTTTGTGAATACGGATCTGTGCGCGTCCCTGAACTGGTCCGCCTCGAACGCTATCCTCAGGTGCAACATCTCGTATCCACGGTGGAGGGTCGTCTTCGACCGGATGTGACGCATTTCGCTGCCTTTGCCTCATGCTTTCCAGGCGGGAGCATCACGGGCGCCCCAAAAATTCGCGCGATGGAAATCATTGATGAACTGGAACCAATCACCCGCGGTCCTTATACCGGTTCGATCGGTTATCTGGGCTTCAATCGAGAGAGCCAATTGAATATCGCCATCCGAACTGCCATTCGCAAAAATGATGTTGCCTGGTTCAATGTAGGCGCGGGCATTGTCGCAGATTCCAACCCGGCCGCCGAGTATGACGAAACCATCGCCAAAGCTCGCGGGTTCCTATCCGCGCTCGACTTGCAGGGCCAGGCAGAATTTTCTCCCCAAAGCGCCTCCTGA
- a CDS encoding M16 family metallopeptidase, whose product MYQVTQLKNGLTVVTAEMPYMTSVSLGLWVGVGGRYEPAELNGVCHFIEHLLFKGTKKRTARDISEDVEGIGGYMNAFTSEEVTCYHSRARYDHFDDLLDVLVDMFLNSRFDPEDINKERGVIKEELAMYLDQPQHLVQELLNETHWPGQPLGRPLTGTEKTLDGLSRPLVIDYLKRNYVANRTVIAAAGRLKHKQIVKAVSRIAPRFPQGPHPKFVPVIEDQQAPRIRLHTKETEQTQIALGISTCSRHDPRRHALRLLNTILGENMSSRLFQVLREDLGLAYSVYSSPSYFEDTGTITISAGLDLKNLNKALKLIIHELKRLTDTAPGQAEFRRARDYIIGQIDLGLESTDNRMMWLGEQFLGYGKIMSPQEMKRRVSQVTPAEVRAVAREFLRPEHLNLALVSPLKNDKALHKLLSM is encoded by the coding sequence ATGTATCAAGTCACACAGCTAAAGAATGGTCTTACAGTAGTCACCGCCGAAATGCCCTATATGACCAGTGTCAGCCTGGGCCTGTGGGTAGGCGTCGGTGGGCGTTATGAACCGGCAGAACTAAACGGTGTTTGTCATTTCATCGAGCATCTGCTCTTCAAAGGCACCAAAAAACGCACCGCCCGGGATATTTCAGAGGATGTCGAGGGAATTGGCGGTTACATGAACGCGTTTACGAGTGAAGAAGTCACCTGCTATCATTCCAGGGCGCGTTACGATCATTTTGACGATTTGCTGGATGTCCTCGTCGATATGTTCCTCAATTCCAGGTTTGACCCTGAGGATATCAACAAGGAACGAGGCGTGATCAAGGAGGAGTTGGCCATGTATTTGGACCAACCGCAGCATCTCGTCCAGGAATTGCTCAACGAAACTCATTGGCCGGGTCAACCGTTGGGACGCCCGCTTACCGGCACCGAAAAAACTCTCGACGGACTTTCGCGCCCACTCGTTATTGATTATTTAAAACGCAATTACGTCGCGAATCGCACCGTTATAGCTGCAGCGGGGCGGCTTAAGCACAAGCAGATCGTTAAAGCCGTCTCACGAATCGCTCCACGCTTTCCCCAAGGCCCGCATCCCAAATTTGTTCCGGTCATCGAAGACCAGCAGGCCCCGCGCATCCGGCTGCACACCAAGGAAACCGAGCAGACACAGATTGCGCTCGGCATCAGCACCTGCTCCCGTCATGACCCTCGACGCCATGCTTTGCGCCTCCTCAACACTATTCTTGGAGAAAACATGAGTTCGCGCCTTTTCCAGGTTTTGCGCGAGGATCTCGGCCTTGCCTACTCCGTTTACAGTTCCCCCAGCTATTTCGAGGATACCGGCACCATCACCATCTCTGCGGGACTGGATCTTAAAAACCTGAATAAAGCTCTTAAACTCATTATCCACGAGCTGAAGCGATTGACTGACACTGCTCCCGGTCAGGCCGAGTTCCGCCGCGCCCGCGACTACATCATTGGCCAAATTGACCTCGGTCTCGAAAGCACCGATAATCGGATGATGTGGCTGGGAGAACAATTCCTGGGTTATGGCAAAATCATGTCACCTCAGGAAATGAAACGTCGTGTCAGCCAGGTCACACCAGCGGAAGTCCGTGCCGTTGCCCGCGAGTTCTTACGTCCGGAGCACCTGAACCTGGCCTTGGTAAGTCCGTTGAAGAATGACAAGGCGCTTCACAAATTGCTGAGCATGTAA
- a CDS encoding TIGR00730 family Rossman fold protein yields MENSTTLTFIKEDPWRIFRIMAEFVDSFETLSQVGPGVTIFGSARTPARNPYYQATVTLARGLAKHNLAVITGGGPGIMAAANRGASRAHGKSIGLNIELPLEQKGNLYTNIPINFHYFFARKVCFVKYSLGFVFMPGGFGTLDEFFEVLTLVQTRRIPRFPLILFGKTYWTGLIKWMRATLDAGKFISEGDMELFRVTDDPQEAIDVILDYKNQVGPPEVVPRAFS; encoded by the coding sequence ATGGAAAACAGTACGACCCTTACCTTTATTAAGGAAGATCCGTGGCGCATCTTTCGCATCATGGCGGAGTTCGTGGATTCATTTGAAACCCTTTCTCAGGTGGGGCCGGGGGTAACCATATTTGGCTCTGCCCGAACGCCAGCCAGGAATCCTTATTATCAAGCCACGGTCACCCTGGCTCGGGGATTGGCCAAACACAACCTTGCTGTAATCACCGGTGGAGGCCCTGGCATCATGGCAGCCGCCAACCGAGGCGCATCCAGGGCTCATGGCAAATCCATTGGCCTCAACATCGAACTGCCCCTCGAACAAAAAGGTAATCTCTACACTAATATTCCCATCAATTTCCATTACTTCTTCGCACGCAAAGTTTGTTTCGTGAAGTACTCCCTCGGCTTCGTTTTCATGCCCGGAGGCTTTGGCACCCTCGACGAATTCTTTGAAGTGCTGACACTCGTACAAACCCGGCGCATTCCGCGCTTTCCTCTAATACTCTTTGGCAAGACCTATTGGACCGGGCTCATCAAGTGGATGCGAGCCACTTTGGATGCCGGCAAATTCATCAGCGAAGGCGATATGGAGCTCTTCCGGGTCACCGACGATCCCCAGGAGGCCATCGATGTCATTCTTGATTACAAAAATCAAGTCGGCCCACCCGAAGTCGTTCCCAGGGCATTTTCATAG
- a CDS encoding ribokinase: protein MSKPGAKVVVVGSLNVDYIALVEQLPSAGETVPATELIKRFGGKGANQAVAAARQGASVSLIGCVGEDDEGRVYCESLAAEGIEVTGISTTLKSLTGTALIAVDSAAENTIIVAAGANGELKRAAIKAQQQRIQSANALLLQQEIPLESVVEAVRIANRARVPVVFNPSPLREGFPWGKYHIETLIVNAGEAESIFRLNIKNIARNIPTWRRALLKRAVGQLIITRGAKATLYVNANELEEIPTLQVRPVDTVGAGDAFAGAFTAHSAGGAEIISAIQRANCVGALATLKQGAQEAIPSLRATEMAFRTVRRLCK from the coding sequence ATGAGCAAACCAGGTGCAAAGGTGGTAGTGGTTGGATCACTTAATGTGGATTATATCGCGTTGGTCGAACAGCTTCCATCTGCTGGCGAAACGGTTCCGGCAACTGAATTGATCAAGCGATTTGGTGGAAAAGGTGCGAACCAGGCCGTGGCGGCTGCGCGACAGGGCGCGAGTGTAAGCCTGATCGGTTGTGTCGGAGAGGACGACGAGGGCAGGGTGTATTGCGAATCTCTGGCAGCAGAAGGAATCGAGGTAACGGGAATTTCAACAACGCTTAAGTCTTTGACTGGCACGGCGCTCATCGCAGTTGATTCAGCTGCAGAGAATACGATCATTGTCGCAGCAGGAGCCAACGGAGAGTTGAAGCGCGCGGCTATAAAAGCACAACAGCAGCGGATTCAATCCGCGAATGCTTTGCTTTTGCAGCAGGAAATTCCGCTGGAGTCAGTCGTTGAAGCCGTACGCATTGCCAATCGTGCCCGTGTTCCCGTGGTGTTCAATCCATCACCTCTGCGCGAAGGTTTTCCCTGGGGCAAATATCACATTGAGACTTTGATTGTGAATGCCGGAGAAGCGGAGTCGATATTCCGGCTAAACATTAAAAATATTGCCAGGAACATTCCTACATGGCGACGTGCGCTGTTGAAACGTGCAGTCGGGCAACTGATCATTACACGCGGGGCGAAAGCCACCCTCTATGTAAACGCGAACGAACTTGAAGAAATTCCAACGCTGCAAGTCAGACCGGTTGATACCGTTGGAGCGGGAGATGCCTTTGCTGGCGCATTTACGGCTCATTCGGCAGGCGGAGCGGAAATAATCAGTGCGATTCAGCGTGCAAATTGTGTCGGTGCTCTCGCAACTTTAAAGCAAGGAGCACAGGAAGCCATTCCAAGCCTGAGAGCAACAGAAATGGCTTTTCGCACAGTGAGGCGGCTCTGCAAGTAG